A single Petrotoga sibirica DSM 13575 DNA region contains:
- a CDS encoding HEAT repeat domain-containing protein codes for MYSREDLIKKIVDEKGLQAIPNLIELLDDEDYEVRELARDALSVMAPEGKEYLLQEFKRRFNLNLQDDTVLLYLAELLSDLNCHEIVENLKMMFNKFSDERAFPLILENLLKITKDESYLDILKTYIDSDEGEIEEISVMAITELPSRKTLDILLEKYYKTTNNSLKVLILDSITKILSKNFDLVPYLQERDPEISEKLQWHLKGS; via the coding sequence ATGTACAGTCGTGAAGATCTGATAAAAAAGATAGTAGATGAAAAAGGGCTTCAAGCTATACCTAATTTAATAGAGCTATTAGATGACGAAGATTACGAAGTTCGAGAATTAGCAAGAGATGCATTGAGTGTTATGGCACCGGAAGGAAAAGAATACCTATTACAAGAATTCAAAAGGAGGTTCAATCTCAACCTTCAAGACGATACAGTTTTGTTGTATCTGGCTGAACTTTTGTCTGACTTGAACTGTCATGAAATAGTGGAAAATCTTAAGATGATGTTCAATAAATTTTCCGATGAGAGAGCTTTCCCTTTGATCTTAGAGAATTTATTAAAGATTACAAAAGATGAATCTTATCTAGACATATTGAAAACTTATATCGATAGCGACGAAGGCGAAATAGAAGAAATAAGTGTAATGGCCATTACCGAGTTACCAAGCAGAAAAACTTTAGATATACTTTTAGAAAAATATTATAAAACTACCAACAATTCTTTAAAAGTACTTATATTAGATTCTATAACAAAAATCTTGTCTAAGAACTTTGATTTAGTTCCATACCTACAAGAACGTGACCCTGAAATATCTGAAAAACTGCAATGGCATCTCAAGGGTTCTTGA
- a CDS encoding DNA repair protein RecN yields the protein MLLSLSIKNFGLFKSANVDFNDNFCVITGESGTGKSMFLNALNLFLIGNIPQNLKNSEGSVSAYFTVNEFIKDMLREHVPFDGDDLILSVNFTPKKTLFRINDTIVPKNFVQDISKYLLEIHSQESNIALRDENYQNSLIFKILRDKFPEYFSDYDIGYQEYLNLKRKLENLPTNKTEIFRNIDILNYQIQEIEEANLQPNEDDELSDRFKTLNNIEEIRERLIESLNILKDRDEQSIDEEIGYIIYNLSKLDDFGFKEEHSFALTIQEQIDELYTLLENKLSELDSDPEELERVSIRLNKIIELKRKYGPSLDDVLENLNKFKIQKSELEEIKNDFHELEPRLYKLRDELLGLSDKIIEKVNPFLKDLKLHIENNLKDLNMENSKIDWKIEKLKEPRKDAAHKITFLLKTNPKSDFMPLAEIASGGELSRIILAVEVVLGKHHAIDTMVFDEIDSGVGPRMADVVGNKLNELSKDKQIIVITHMPQVANFATEHFKIVKTLNEDTTSTIVKLSENERLEEIKEMYGNIVY from the coding sequence ATGCTGCTTTCTTTGTCTATAAAAAATTTTGGTCTTTTTAAAAGCGCTAACGTGGATTTTAATGATAATTTCTGCGTTATCACTGGTGAGTCAGGAACAGGAAAATCAATGTTTCTAAATGCTTTAAATCTTTTTTTAATTGGAAACATTCCTCAAAATCTGAAGAACTCTGAAGGTTCTGTCTCAGCTTATTTTACTGTTAATGAGTTTATAAAAGATATGTTGAGGGAACATGTCCCTTTTGATGGTGATGATTTGATTTTATCTGTAAATTTCACCCCTAAAAAGACTCTTTTCAGAATTAACGATACAATAGTTCCTAAAAACTTCGTTCAAGACATTTCGAAGTATCTGTTAGAAATACATTCTCAAGAATCTAACATTGCTTTGAGAGACGAGAATTATCAGAACTCTTTGATCTTTAAGATTTTGAGAGATAAATTCCCCGAGTATTTTTCTGATTACGATATAGGATACCAAGAATACTTGAACTTGAAAAGAAAGTTAGAAAACCTTCCAACCAATAAAACTGAAATCTTTAGAAATATAGATATTTTAAACTACCAGATCCAGGAAATAGAAGAAGCGAACCTTCAACCTAATGAAGATGATGAACTTTCGGATCGCTTCAAAACTCTAAACAATATAGAAGAAATCAGAGAACGATTGATAGAGTCTTTAAACATACTAAAAGATAGAGATGAACAAAGTATTGATGAGGAAATTGGTTATATAATTTACAATTTGTCCAAGTTAGACGATTTTGGATTCAAGGAAGAACATTCTTTTGCTTTAACTATCCAAGAACAGATAGATGAATTATACACACTTTTAGAAAATAAATTATCTGAATTAGACAGCGATCCAGAAGAATTGGAAAGAGTTAGCATCAGACTGAACAAAATCATCGAGCTGAAAAGAAAATATGGTCCATCCCTTGATGATGTTTTAGAAAATCTTAACAAGTTCAAAATTCAAAAAAGTGAGTTAGAAGAAATCAAAAACGATTTTCATGAATTGGAACCAAGGTTGTATAAATTAAGAGACGAATTATTGGGCCTCAGTGATAAAATAATAGAGAAGGTTAATCCCTTTCTAAAAGATTTAAAATTACACATTGAAAATAATCTCAAGGATTTAAATATGGAGAACAGTAAGATAGATTGGAAGATAGAGAAGCTAAAAGAGCCAAGAAAAGATGCCGCACATAAGATTACTTTCTTATTAAAAACAAATCCAAAAAGTGATTTTATGCCTTTAGCCGAAATAGCTTCCGGTGGTGAATTATCTAGAATAATATTAGCCGTTGAGGTTGTGCTGGGAAAACATCATGCAATAGATACGATGGTTTTTGATGAGATCGATTCCGGAGTTGGCCCAAGAATGGCTGATGTTGTAGGAAATAAGCTCAATGAATTATCAAAAGACAAACAAATTATTGTAATTACTCATATGCCGCAAGTTGCAAATTTTGCCACTGAACATTTTAAAATTGTAAAAACGTTGAACGAAGATACTACTTCAACGATTGTAAAATTATCTGAAAATGAAAGATTAGAAGAAATAAAAGAAATGTACGGAAACATTGTTTATTGA